A single genomic interval of Zingiber officinale cultivar Zhangliang chromosome 4A, Zo_v1.1, whole genome shotgun sequence harbors:
- the LOC121973294 gene encoding uncharacterized protein LOC121973294 — MASCCLPSTMHSLPNLSIARPCSQTPTVFLPCSPKTNIHNSKTKLSRPFVPNASSNMPSWDSGGIDIRNIERAIKLHSAISNKSFKELIQVVTDEWHYYCGSLSLEPREACKKVIQMLFAFIVANKVIIFIQPTEDYGVNVGIKWATTFDKDKLPLGLNCTISTSHLCQGSVYLRDGMGIIGSFIQMPFAQKLEGILVPIIDKLVPKGVLQEKTRVTLVYSLLSLSVMLVSTILFKNITF; from the exons ATGGCTTCTTGCTGCCTTCCATCCACAATGCATTCACTTCCAAACTTGAGCATTGCCCGACCATGCAGCCAAACTCCCACAGTCTTCTTACCATGTTCTCCAAAGACAAACATACACAATTCTAAGACGAAGCTTAGTAGACCTTTTGTGCCAAATGCAAGCTCAAACATGCCTTCTTGGGACTCAGGAGGAATCGATATCCGCAACATCGAAAGGGCCATCAAACTGCACTCAGCTATTTCAAATAAGAGCTTTAAGGAATTAATCCAGGTAGTTACTGACGAATGGCACTACTATTGCGGTTCTTTGTCTCTTGAACCACGAGAGGCCTGCAAG AAAGTGATCCAGATGTTGTTCGCTTTCATAGTCGCCAACAAAGTAATCATTTTCATCCAACCAACTGAGGATTATGGAGTTAATGTTGGCATAAAATGGGCTACAA CTTTCGACAAGGATAAGTTGCCCTTGGGCCTTAACTGTACCATCTCTACTTCTCATCTGTGTCAAGGGTCCGTATATTTAAG GGATGGTATGGGCATCATTGGTTCATTTATCCAAATGCCATTTGCGCAG AAGTTGGAGGGAATTCTTGTGCCCATTATTGATAAGCTTGTGCCCAAAGGCGTCCTTCAGGAAAAGACAAGGGTTACTCTAGTCTATTCCTTGCTTAGTCTTTCGGTCATGCTAGTATCTACTATCCTCTTTAAGAACATAACCTTCTAG